In Bacillus cytotoxicus NVH 391-98, the following are encoded in one genomic region:
- a CDS encoding YjdF family protein, translating to MELTVYHDGQYFVGIITKNEKGKLYGARYIFGTEPSDEEILSFVNGKMVTYFQNFARYGVEVRTKQRPKNIKRLIRQAAKGVNVSRLTKAQEAIQLSYELRKKEKQVLAKEQREAEKRRKRLMKVQKAKQKRRGH from the coding sequence ATGGAATTGACAGTATATCACGATGGTCAATACTTTGTTGGAATTATTACGAAAAACGAAAAAGGAAAATTGTATGGAGCGCGTTATATTTTTGGAACAGAGCCATCAGATGAGGAAATTCTCTCATTTGTTAATGGAAAGATGGTCACTTATTTTCAAAATTTTGCTCGCTATGGGGTTGAAGTGAGAACGAAGCAAAGACCCAAAAATATAAAGCGTCTTATCAGGCAAGCAGCAAAAGGAGTCAATGTCTCGCGTCTTACAAAAGCACAGGAAGCAATCCAATTGTCATATGAATTGCGTAAGAAAGAGAAACAGGTGCTCGCAAAGGAACAACGCGAAGCAGAAAAGCGAAGAAAACGTCTTATGAAAGTACAAAAGGCAAAGCAAAAGCGTCGTGGTCATTAA
- the bfmBAA gene encoding 3-methyl-2-oxobutanoate dehydrogenase subunit alpha, which produces MAEVKEKRHEALGLSDEQVLEMYRTMLLARKIDERMWLLNRAGKIPFVISCQGQEAAQVGAAFALDREKDYVLPYYRDMGVVLTFGMTAKELMLSGFAKAEDPNSGGRQMPGHFGQKKNRIVTGSSPVTTQVPHAVGIALAGKMEKKDLVTFVTFGEGSSNQGDFHEGANFAGVHKLPVIFMCENNKYAISVPLEKQLACKNVSDRAIGYGMPGYTVDGNDPLAVYQAVKEAAERGRRGEGPTLIETVSYRLTAHSSDDDDRVYRDKEEVEEAKKKDSIFTFAAYLKEVGLLTEESEKQMLDEIMHIVNEATEYAENAPYAAPEDALKHVYAE; this is translated from the coding sequence ATGGCAGAAGTAAAAGAAAAACGCCATGAAGCGCTTGGCTTAAGTGATGAGCAAGTATTAGAAATGTACCGTACGATGTTACTTGCACGTAAAATTGATGAACGCATGTGGTTATTAAACCGTGCGGGTAAAATTCCATTCGTAATTTCTTGTCAAGGACAAGAAGCGGCGCAAGTAGGAGCAGCGTTTGCACTCGATCGTGAAAAAGATTATGTATTACCTTACTATCGTGATATGGGCGTAGTATTAACATTTGGTATGACAGCAAAAGAACTGATGTTATCTGGATTTGCAAAAGCGGAAGATCCAAACTCAGGTGGTCGTCAAATGCCTGGTCACTTTGGACAGAAGAAAAATCGTATTGTAACAGGATCGTCTCCGGTTACAACGCAAGTACCACATGCCGTTGGGATTGCTTTAGCGGGAAAAATGGAGAAAAAAGATTTAGTAACGTTTGTAACATTTGGTGAAGGTTCTTCTAACCAAGGTGATTTCCACGAAGGTGCGAACTTTGCTGGTGTACATAAGCTACCTGTCATCTTTATGTGTGAAAATAACAAATATGCCATTTCAGTACCACTTGAAAAGCAATTAGCGTGTAAAAATGTATCAGATCGTGCGATTGGATATGGTATGCCAGGATATACGGTAGACGGAAATGACCCACTTGCAGTATATCAAGCTGTAAAAGAGGCGGCAGAACGCGGCAGACGCGGGGAAGGCCCAACGTTAATTGAGACTGTATCATATCGTTTAACAGCACATTCAAGTGATGATGACGATCGTGTATATCGCGATAAAGAAGAGGTGGAAGAAGCGAAGAAGAAAGATTCAATCTTTACATTTGCTGCTTATTTAAAAGAAGTAGGTTTATTGACAGAAGAATCCGAAAAACAAATGTTAGATGAAATTATGCATATCGTAAATGAAGCAACAGAATATGCAGAAAATGCTCCGTATGCAGCACCTGAAGATGCATTGAAGCACGTATACGCAGAATAG
- a CDS encoding NUDIX hydrolase gives MGYVEELRKIVGHRPLILVGAVVLVINKKGEVLLQQRTEPYGKWGLPGGLMELGESPEETAYREVYEETGIHVKNLRLIHVFSGANYFTKLANGDEFQSVTTAYYTDEYEGNLNMNTAEAVQLAFFPIRELPDYMVGSHKKIIETYEKIEKENKNAI, from the coding sequence ATGGGATATGTAGAGGAGTTACGAAAAATAGTTGGTCATCGCCCTTTAATTTTAGTTGGCGCTGTTGTACTTGTAATCAATAAAAAGGGAGAAGTTTTATTACAACAAAGAACAGAGCCGTATGGAAAATGGGGATTGCCCGGTGGCCTAATGGAACTTGGCGAATCACCAGAAGAAACAGCTTACCGCGAAGTTTATGAAGAGACAGGGATTCATGTTAAGAATTTGCGTTTAATTCATGTATTTTCTGGAGCCAACTATTTTACAAAACTAGCGAACGGGGATGAATTTCAATCGGTAACAACAGCTTATTATACAGATGAATATGAAGGAAACCTCAATATGAACACAGCAGAGGCTGTTCAGCTTGCATTCTTTCCAATAAGAGAACTTCCTGATTATATGGTAGGATCGCACAAAAAAATAATTGAAACGTATGAAAAAATAGAAAAAGAAAATAAAAATGCGATATAA
- the bfmBAB gene encoding 3-methyl-2-oxobutanoate dehydrogenase subunit beta — MAVMSYIDAITLAMREEMERDEKVFVLGEDVGKKGGVFKATTGLYDQFGEERALDTPLAESAIAGVAIGAAMYGMRPIAEMQFADFIMPAVNQIVSEAARIRYRSNNDWTCPLTIRAPFGGGVHGALYHSQSVEALFANQPGLKIVIPSTPYDAKGLLKAAIRDEDPVLFFEHKRAYRLIKGEVPEDDYVLPIGKADVKREGDDITVITYGLCVHFALQAAEKLAKDGISAHILDLRTVYPLDKEAIIEAASKTGKVLLVTEDNKEGSIMSEVSAIIAENCLFDLDAPIARLAGPDVPAMPYAPTMEKFFMVNPDKVEKAMRELAEF; from the coding sequence ATGGCTGTAATGTCTTATATTGACGCGATTACATTGGCAATGCGTGAAGAAATGGAACGCGATGAGAAAGTATTTGTATTAGGAGAGGACGTTGGTAAAAAAGGTGGCGTATTTAAAGCGACAACTGGATTGTATGATCAATTCGGCGAAGAGCGTGCGCTCGATACACCGCTTGCAGAATCTGCAATTGCAGGAGTAGCAATCGGAGCGGCAATGTATGGTATGCGTCCGATTGCGGAAATGCAATTTGCTGATTTTATTATGCCAGCGGTGAACCAAATTGTGTCTGAAGCAGCAAGAATTCGCTATCGTTCTAATAACGACTGGACTTGTCCATTAACGATACGTGCACCATTTGGTGGCGGTGTTCATGGTGCTTTGTATCATTCACAATCCGTAGAAGCATTATTTGCAAACCAACCAGGTTTAAAAATAGTAATTCCTTCTACACCATATGATGCAAAAGGATTATTAAAAGCGGCGATTCGTGATGAAGATCCAGTATTATTCTTTGAACATAAACGTGCATATCGTTTAATTAAAGGCGAAGTACCAGAAGATGACTACGTATTACCGATTGGAAAAGCAGATGTAAAACGTGAAGGCGATGATATTACTGTTATCACATATGGATTATGTGTTCATTTTGCTCTTCAAGCTGCTGAAAAGTTAGCAAAAGATGGCATTTCTGCACATATTCTTGACTTGCGTACTGTATATCCATTAGATAAGGAAGCAATTATTGAAGCTGCTTCAAAAACAGGTAAAGTTCTTCTTGTAACGGAAGATAATAAAGAAGGAAGTATTATGAGCGAAGTATCCGCGATTATCGCTGAAAATTGTCTGTTTGATTTAGATGCACCAATTGCACGTCTTGCAGGTCCAGACGTTCCGGCGATGCCATATGCACCAACAATGGAAAAATTCTTTATGGTAAATCCAGATAAAGTTGAAAAAGCAATGCGTGAACTTGCGGAATTTTAA
- a CDS encoding FtsW/RodA/SpoVE family cell cycle protein: MKRSTEFLKSLDVKLILILFALCVTSIAAIYSSQQTGQYGDSNFALKQGVNYIIGVVLLLLVASVDLDQLQKLSWPLYIVGFGSLIILKVLPTSSFTPEKLGAKRWFIFPGIGQIQPSEFFKISLLLIVASLAVKHNAQYVIRTFQTDLILLGKIMLVSLPPTVVVYSQPDTGMVFLYAAAIACILFMSGIQKKLIALCTVIPVTILSTLIFIYVKYPDFFFNKLVTMLKPHQQSRILGWLDPFEHTDQGYQTQQSILAVGSGGMEGKGFGGGNVYIPEKHTDFIFATIAEEGGFIIAALVIFLFLLLLYRTIIIGYSADNLFGTLLCAGTIGILAIQIFQNVGMIVGLMPVKGIALPFLSYGGSSLFSNMIMMGLILSVRKTYKKYMFSVK, encoded by the coding sequence ATGAAAAGAAGTACCGAATTTCTAAAAAGTTTAGATGTAAAGTTAATTTTAATTTTGTTTGCACTATGTGTTACAAGTATAGCGGCTATATATAGCAGTCAACAAACTGGACAATATGGGGATTCAAACTTCGCTTTGAAACAAGGTGTAAACTATATCATAGGGGTTGTCTTGTTACTCCTTGTTGCTAGCGTTGACTTAGATCAACTGCAAAAATTGTCCTGGCCACTCTATATTGTTGGATTTGGTTCATTAATAATTTTGAAGGTATTGCCAACATCGAGCTTTACACCTGAAAAGTTAGGGGCAAAAAGATGGTTTATTTTCCCTGGTATCGGACAAATTCAACCATCTGAGTTTTTCAAAATTTCATTGCTTCTCATCGTTGCAAGTTTAGCGGTGAAACATAATGCACAATATGTGATCCGGACATTTCAAACAGATTTAATATTATTAGGAAAAATTATGTTAGTGTCACTTCCTCCTACGGTAGTTGTATATAGTCAACCAGATACAGGTATGGTGTTCTTATATGCAGCTGCGATCGCGTGTATTTTGTTTATGTCAGGGATTCAAAAGAAGTTAATTGCGTTATGTACAGTTATTCCGGTGACTATATTGTCTACATTAATATTTATATACGTAAAGTATCCAGATTTTTTCTTTAATAAATTAGTTACAATGTTAAAACCTCACCAACAATCACGTATTTTAGGTTGGTTAGATCCATTTGAACATACAGATCAAGGGTATCAAACACAGCAATCCATTTTAGCTGTTGGCAGTGGAGGAATGGAAGGAAAAGGATTTGGCGGTGGAAATGTTTATATTCCAGAGAAACATACTGATTTTATCTTTGCTACGATTGCTGAAGAAGGTGGATTTATCATTGCCGCTCTAGTTATATTCTTGTTTCTTTTACTACTTTATCGAACAATTATTATTGGTTATTCTGCTGATAATCTATTCGGTACATTATTATGTGCTGGAACAATAGGCATATTAGCGATTCAAATCTTCCAAAATGTTGGTATGATTGTTGGGTTAATGCCTGTAAAAGGGATTGCACTTCCATTTTTATCATATGGAGGGAGCTCTTTATTCTCGAATATGATTATGATGGGACTCATATTATCGGTACGGAAAACATATAAAAAGTATATGTTTTCCGTTAAGTAA
- a CDS encoding dihydrolipoamide acetyltransferase family protein, whose product MAVENITMPQLGESVTEGTISKWLVNVGDHVNKYDPIAEVMTDKVNAEVPSSFTGVVKELVAAEGDTLAVGEVVCVIQVEGADEVAATAVEEKTKEEAKAEVVSAEKVAKTKQPTDGKPRYSPAVLKLAGEHNIDLNVVEGTGANGRITRKDILKLVESGNIPQADAKKEEVAVSTPTPQEAPKAEEKAPVQKTEAKPVSVPTVPGDIEIPVTGVRKAIAANMLRSKHEAPHAWMMIEVDVTDLVSYRNAIKNEFKKREGFNLTFFAFFVKAVAQALKEYPQINSMWAGDKIVQKKDINLSIAVATEEELFVPVIKHADEKTIKGIAREITELATKVRTKSLKPDEMQGGTFTINNTGSFGSVQSMGIINHPQAAILQVESIVKRPVIMDNGMFGARDMVNLCLSLDHRVLDGLICGKFLGRVKEILENMSAENTSVY is encoded by the coding sequence ATGGCTGTAGAAAATATTACAATGCCTCAGCTCGGGGAGAGCGTAACAGAAGGTACAATTAGCAAATGGCTTGTAAATGTTGGGGATCATGTGAATAAATATGATCCAATCGCAGAAGTAATGACAGATAAGGTAAATGCAGAAGTACCATCTTCTTTCACCGGGGTTGTGAAAGAGTTAGTTGCAGCGGAAGGAGACACACTTGCTGTAGGGGAAGTTGTTTGTGTCATTCAAGTAGAGGGAGCAGATGAAGTAGCAGCAACAGCTGTAGAAGAGAAAACGAAAGAGGAAGCAAAAGCAGAGGTTGTCTCAGCTGAAAAAGTAGCAAAAACAAAGCAACCAACTGACGGGAAACCTCGTTATTCTCCAGCGGTATTAAAGCTTGCAGGTGAACATAATATCGATTTAAATGTAGTAGAAGGTACAGGAGCAAATGGACGCATTACACGTAAAGATATTTTGAAACTTGTGGAATCAGGAAATATTCCGCAAGCGGATGCGAAAAAAGAGGAAGTAGCTGTATCAACACCTACTCCTCAAGAAGCGCCAAAAGCAGAAGAGAAAGCGCCAGTACAAAAAACAGAAGCGAAACCAGTATCTGTACCAACCGTACCTGGTGATATTGAAATTCCAGTAACAGGTGTGCGTAAAGCTATTGCTGCGAATATGTTACGCAGTAAACATGAGGCACCTCACGCTTGGATGATGATTGAAGTAGATGTGACAGATCTTGTATCGTATCGTAACGCAATTAAAAATGAATTTAAGAAACGTGAAGGCTTTAACTTAACATTCTTTGCATTCTTCGTAAAAGCAGTTGCACAGGCGTTAAAAGAATACCCGCAAATTAATTCTATGTGGGCTGGTGATAAAATCGTTCAGAAGAAAGATATTAACCTTTCTATTGCTGTTGCAACAGAAGAGGAATTATTTGTTCCAGTGATTAAACATGCAGACGAAAAAACAATTAAAGGTATTGCTCGTGAAATTACGGAGCTTGCAACGAAAGTTCGTACAAAATCATTAAAACCAGATGAAATGCAAGGCGGTACATTTACAATTAATAACACAGGATCATTTGGTTCTGTTCAATCTATGGGTATTATTAACCATCCACAAGCTGCTATTTTACAAGTAGAATCAATTGTAAAACGTCCGGTTATTATGGATAACGGCATGTTTGGGGCACGTGACATGGTTAATTTATGTTTATCGCTTGATCATCGCGTACTTGACGGTTTGATCTGTGGCAAGTTCTTAGGTCGAGTGAAAGAGATTTTAGAAAATATGTCAGCGGAGAATACATCTGTATATTAA